In a single window of the Pseudocalidococcus azoricus BACA0444 genome:
- a CDS encoding ABC transporter ATP-binding protein, producing MSLDSQLLVLENVSVHYGQIQALRQFNLTIQAGECVTLIGANGAGKSTTLKAISRLVNLSQGQILYQGRNIQRYRAESLVSFGLAHVPEGRRILSRLTVLDNLKLGAYCRQDWPQIKADLAQQLQFFPRLAERQHQLAGTLSGGEQQMLALARALMSRPKLLLLDEPSLGLAPVIVQEIFRILRELRQQGISLLLVEQNANLALAIADRGYVLESGELIVSGKAQDLAEDQRVKQAYLG from the coding sequence ATGAGCCTTGATAGCCAACTCTTGGTCTTGGAAAATGTCTCGGTTCATTATGGCCAAATCCAGGCCCTGCGTCAGTTTAATTTAACGATCCAGGCCGGGGAATGTGTGACGTTAATTGGGGCCAATGGGGCAGGTAAAAGTACAACGCTCAAAGCCATTTCTCGATTAGTCAATCTCAGTCAAGGGCAAATTCTTTATCAAGGTCGCAATATCCAACGCTATCGAGCCGAGTCATTAGTCAGTTTCGGATTGGCCCATGTACCAGAAGGACGGCGAATTTTATCCCGTTTAACGGTCTTAGATAATCTCAAACTGGGGGCCTATTGTCGTCAGGATTGGCCGCAAATTAAGGCAGATTTGGCCCAACAATTGCAATTTTTTCCCCGCTTGGCCGAACGTCAACATCAATTAGCTGGAACCTTAAGCGGGGGAGAACAACAGATGTTAGCCTTAGCCCGAGCGTTGATGAGTCGGCCCAAACTATTGTTACTTGATGAACCTAGCCTTGGCCTGGCCCCGGTGATTGTTCAAGAAATTTTCAGGATTTTAAGGGAACTCCGGCAACAGGGTATTTCGTTATTGTTAGTGGAACAGAATGCCAATTTAGCCCTGGCCATTGCGGATCGGGGATATGTGCTGGAATCGGGAGAACTGATTGTATCGGGTAAGGCTCAAGATTTGGCCGAAGATCAGCGGGTAAAACAAGCCTACTTAGGTTGA
- a CDS encoding histidine phosphatase family protein — protein sequence MPLKLYFLRHGQTPYSRANAFCGALDPDLTPEGTAMAQAFAEGYKNLAWTAAYVSPMKRTQATAAPLCQALGLKMELRDGLKEIYYGQWEGLNPQEVNLKFHDDYVSWLADPGWHAPTQGERGVDIAYRSNQVLTEIEQTHESGNILIVSHKATIRIMLCGLLGIDVGRFRDRIAAPVAAVSVVEYGDHGPLLLALGERSHLSPELRQLPGT from the coding sequence ATGCCCCTGAAACTTTATTTTCTCCGTCACGGTCAAACCCCCTACAGTCGTGCCAATGCCTTTTGTGGAGCCTTAGATCCAGATTTAACCCCAGAGGGAACCGCCATGGCCCAAGCCTTTGCTGAGGGGTATAAAAACCTGGCCTGGACTGCCGCCTATGTCAGCCCGATGAAACGTACCCAGGCCACCGCCGCCCCCTTATGCCAGGCCTTGGGATTAAAGATGGAATTACGGGATGGCCTGAAGGAAATTTACTATGGCCAATGGGAAGGACTCAATCCCCAAGAAGTCAATCTCAAATTTCACGATGATTATGTCAGTTGGTTAGCGGATCCCGGCTGGCACGCACCGACCCAAGGGGAACGGGGGGTTGATATTGCCTATCGCAGTAACCAAGTCCTGACAGAAATTGAACAAACCCACGAGAGCGGCAACATTTTAATCGTTTCCCATAAAGCCACGATTCGGATTATGCTTTGTGGACTGCTAGGCATTGATGTCGGGCGATTTCGGGATCGGATTGCGGCTCCGGTGGCAGCAGTGTCGGTGGTGGAATATGGAGATCATGGGCCATTACTGTTAGCCTTGGGAGAGCGTTCCCATTTAAGTCCCGAATTGCGCCAACTGCCGGGAACTTAA